The Chaetodon auriga isolate fChaAug3 chromosome 2, fChaAug3.hap1, whole genome shotgun sequence genome segment ATGAGGAGCATTATGATGAGGCTGTGGACGTCTACGCCTTTGGGATGTGTATGCTGGAGATGGCCACCTCAGAATACCCCTACTCTGAGTGTCAAAATGCTGCTCAGATCTACCGCAAAGTCACCAGTGTGAGTTCACGGTTAAACTAAACAAAAGCTAGTACAACTATTTCATGTAATTTTTGAAGACCCAGCCACATTTCTTGTGACATTAATCatgtacattgtttttttttaaatgcaggcTTTATCGTTTTTAATACAGTAAATCAGTTACTCTTAGTGTGTGGGTCTGGGAGAGATGCACAGAGGTTGCAACTAATGAGGATTCTCACTATTAATTAATCATATATTTTTCTGATGAATCATGCAATATTTCAAATGGTAAAACTGAGGACAGCAGCCCAGTACATTTAGCCAAAGAAAAAGTAAGTTTTAAAATCTTGTATTTAGTCTGACCAGCAGCCAAAACACTACCTGCATATATTGTGATGATACTGACAACTTTAAATTAGACTGTGTAACTTTTGTTGGGCAGCAGCCACTGTGGCTACAAAGTGACAGTGATGGAGTAATGCTTAGTGCTAAACTACAGTTAAACTACTATTTAACATTTAGCTGAAGTAAAAAATGCGAAATGTGAAAGTGTCACAAGTGATGGGAAGAGTCATAAAGTCAGCGTGCTAACCCCAAAATGCACATTAGACAGCAATACTTATCTATGTACCTAAAGGAATTCACCTTTCATTTGTAAGAAGaatgtgttatttcttttttcagtggCTGCATAGTCTCGCTttaaccagcaaatgtttggtatttgtattttataaatGACTCCGACACTCATCATAATTTTAATCAGTTCTTTGTGGATTAACTAATCAGTCAACTAAGCGTTTCAGCCCTCTGAAAGTCCTCTTATACACGAGTAGTACTTCTTAATCCCCAGAGTTGAGAtgtctgggagaaaatgagttTTTGGAGTGTTTGTCATTAATGTTTTTTGACACTGCAGACAGTAGTTACTTCCTCTGTTACGCCCTATATACTGCTGTGttgagtgtgtctgttgctgagTTGAGACATGTTGATGCTGGTTTGTTTTGCAGGGGGTGAAACCTGCCAGCTACAGTAAAGTCAGTGACCCAGAAATTAAGGAAATAATCGGGGAATGTATCTGTCACAGATGGGAGGAAAGGTAAGTGGACCAGGACCTACGACAGCGTCTCGGGGCTTGTGACACATTTTGTATGTGGGTCGAGGTTATCCTTCccgtgttgttttgtttctgttccgACAGTGTGACGTTGACGCCAGTATTTGGCTCTggcacagtctgtgtgttgtttatgGTTAGGCTTACAGTGACCTTTACTGCAGGTCAGTAGCTGCTGCTTGTGTATTTCCTGCAGGTACTCCATCAAGGACCTCCTGAATCACGCATTCTTTGCAGAGGATACAGGCGTGAGGGTGGAGCtcaatgaggatgatgatgggaAGAAGTCATCCATTGCTCTGAAGCTGTGGGTTGAGGATCCTAAAAAGCTAAAGGGGAAGTACAAGGACACTGGTGCCATTGAGTTTACCTTTGACTTGGTGAGCGAGGTCCCAGAGGTTGTTGCCCAAGAAATGGTAAATATGAATAGTGTGACTTTTTCTTTATGCCATTATGTGTTTACTTGATTATATCTCGCTACGTGGGTAGCCCTTTTTATTAGACTCATTTGAATGTCTCTCTTTTGACCTTGGCTTTTGTGGGTACAGGCCAGAGAGCACATTGTGTTCCACAAGCTGCCTTCATTCGTCAACGCTGCCATAGCCTTGGAAAGCACTCATTTCTAACAATTCAAAAATAGGTCTAACTCAGTGCGTAAGGAATATTAAACTGCAGTTAACTGTAGCAACAATACTGCTTCTCCGTGCGACATCCACAGGCCAAAGCATGGGTTGAAGTGGCTACAGAcaaactttgaaaaaaatgGATGGTGATGTCAACACACTTTCTCATTTTCCCTGTGATAAGTGCCTGAGGTACAGGCACAATTACACACAATGATGCAGCAGAGGTAATGCAATGAGGTGCTTTTGATATATGACAGCTCATTGTGGATTATTACCTGTGCAGTATCATTCCATCACAGAGGTCCCTGTGTGTCGACGATGTGTCTTGTAATAACGCAGTTATATTTACTTTGGAGCACAACCTCGGGCCATTTTAATTAGATGTAAGGTAACTGGGAGTGGGTTAGTGGTCATGTCTGTAATGGTAGGCTTGAGGCATGTACTGTATTGTATTGATTGAAACAAGAGCAACTTATCAGTTGATCTTTGCTCTTCCGTGAAGAATGAGAATGCACGAGAGAAGGCAGTTCTTTGTGGTCCGGGGGAAAAGAGAATATAGATTTGTTGATTTATCGTAGAAGGTGTTGAATTACAACCATGACTTAGTTTGTTCTGAGCTGCAGCACGCATCTTACCTGCGTCCTGTAGGTGGAGTCGGGTTTTTTCCTGGACTGCGATGTGAAGATAGTCGGAAAGTCCATCCGGGACCGCGTGGCTCTCATCAAATGGAGGAGGGAGCGGACTGTTTCGTCAGGAAATGGCGAGGCAGTGGTGACAAAGACGCAGCAGAACCTGCTGCAGGTGCCCGGTCCCGGTGTGTCACAGGCAGCCACATTGGCTACGACAGATTATGAGGACCAAGAGGTGGAGCAGCACACTCTGATCTGCACCGTGCCAGCCACCACGTCTGCCACATGTGAGAACCTGCAATTACGCACACACgtgaatgtactgtacatcaTACAACCTCAGCCTCTGGTAATGAATCAAATCACTTTTTAAGCTCATTCAGCCATTAACAGGAAATTACACTGACCCTGACTAGAAATGGTTAAACTGACATCTGTGAATGTAAGAGACAAACCAAGAGAAGGCCACTGCAGCATATGAGTAACACCTATTAGTCATCAATGAGACATCATCACCCAGCTTTTGAATTTTAATGAGATGCTACTCCACTTCTCCCTCTGCCCTTCCTCAGTGTCTGTCCTTCCTGCGGGGCATCATGGTGAATTATAATGTTttattcactctgtttttacAGCTGACAGTGGAGTGGGCTCTACCATGCAATTAGAtgatctaaacaatcagcaaaATGGCCCCTACCAGTCACTTCCAGAGCCCATTTCCACAGCTCAGATGGTCTACAGTCCTCCTGCACAGGTTAACCCTCAACTGCACCAGGGGCCCTACCAGCAACCCACAGCACAGGCCTCACATGAAAACTACACACAAGCATCCACTCAATTACACCAGGGAGCCTACCAGCAAACCACAGGTCAGCTGCATCCTGGGGCCTATCAACAACCTGCGGCACAACCTCACCAGGGGCCTTATCAGTCTCAAACAGTGAGTGAAAGCATTTCTTATTTCTGTGGCAACTTCCTTAAAtccttcattttgttttttgagttgttttctgaaataacaacgtttttattttctttttttggaacGATACCTGATCAGCGTCACTACAGTGATCCCTTTGTATGCCACGACAGCCTGCTCATCACTGAGAGCACTGCGTGTTTTAGGCGTGGAAGCACCTCCCTGGTCGAGATGTTACGTTGTAGGACGCACTCTCTCACTAAGGCAATGAATGCAAGcccctgtctgtgtctgccacAGGATGTGGCTTCAACACATAGAACAGAAAACTCTGTGCATGCCACAGACTACCTATCCTCTGCTCAGAATCCTCCATTATTATCTCCTCCCTTGCCCCAAAATCAACACTTTCATCATGACTCAGCAAGTCGTTTCAATTCACCTCTGCTTCCCCTGAATTTACAACCTCCCTCAGAGCTCCGTCTGAGTGTCCCACGCAGCCCTCAGTCCCACCGACACTGCAAAGCTTGCATGTCTCTGTTCCTGAGCGATAGGACAAAGGGAGGCAGATCTctgggacacacacatatacgctCCTTCTCCACATCTGCCCAGTTTACTTCAGTCTCTAAGGCAGGCTCACCCACATCTCCTCATCTGGCAAGGTCTCCTCCAGTCACTCTACCTCCTCTTGTGGGCTCACCCTCTCCCCCACCAGCAAACAGTCAAACAACCCTTGTCTCTTCACCTTCACATCTTTGCCCACTCCCACGGAGTTTGTATGAAGGTGGAGATCTCACTCTTCTCAACCACTGTCTCCATCATATCGTCAGTCGCAGGACCAGTTCCCCCACACTCTCTGCTAATCATCCAATGCATTGCCACGGGGAGGTTGGGGGTAATGCCTGCTCAGTATTTGAGCACATAGACAAGAGGCAGAGCCTGGATGTCCCACTCTTCTCTTATCCAAATCTGGACAGGAATCTGATGTTGACACCGTATGACAGAGAAGGCAGACCAGATCCACTGGTAGGTTAGGGAAGGAGGTGTCGTGCAGGCTAAATCTTGCCATAGCAGCAGCCTGATGCCTCTTTCATGATTCTGCTAGCTGCTTCGCTCCTCTGGCCTTCCCATGATGGTAACAAAACCATCCCAATACCCAGTCTCTGCTCCTGCCTAATCCAAAATGAGGCTTTAAATTTATCTGTTTTAATAAGTTGGGTTGTAACATAGCAAAAGAGCGTGGTAGTGTACGAAATAATGTGCTAGCACAGTGTATGGCAGTATGGCTGATGAACGCTATAACTTCCCTCATCCATTTTAGCTTGCTTTATTGAGCCTTGCCAGCCTCTCTGCTTTCTTGCTCATGACTAAACCAGCTTTGACACACTGCACATTTTAACCTTGATCTTAATTTGTTGaagcaaacatacaaacatgatCATGTCATACCTGAACTCAGGGTCcaataaatgtgatttctctcaTGTGTTTCTGACAGACAGTTTCTGCTCCGGCTACGCCAGCCCCTATTGTGCACCAGAgtagacagacagcacagagctTCCCAGCTGCAGCCCCCACTCTACAGCTTACTGCCCAGCCCAGCCAGGAGCAGGTACTGCTTGCATTTAGCTGCGACAGGCCCTGGCATCAGCTGTAGTGAGACACAAAAAGCAGAATTTGGCATCACAAGTTTGAAAGTCACCCCTCGCAGCCCGCTCGGAGCTGCCTGACAAGGTCATGTTAATTTGAGTGTGTTTGGATTGCTGGTTGATCTAAACTCAACAGCAGATTTCTGTTTCCAATGACTTAGCATGTTTGGAATGTAGGCTAGCTAAAGGCTTGCAAGCTACACCATTAAGGCTGAACACCTGTCCAATTAGTAATGGTTCTTCAtgcttgtctgacatccagaaTTACTAATCCTATCATTCAGTGTCaaatgttaaagttaaaaatTAATGTGCAATTTAGTGGCTCCAGCCATCTGAAAACACACTATTTGTAGGGAGGGTGAGGTAAAAAGTGCATCTGATGTTCCCTTCTCAATGCATcatcatgtactgtatatctatatacatatgtgtgtatgtgaatgacTTTTCATGTGGTTTGTGCTGCCTTCCCATTTATCTTTCCTCCCTTTAGTGCCATCTCCAACCAGCTGCTGTCCTGCCCCAGGTAGAGCCATCATCTCTTATAATTTACAGTGGGCTACAGCACCATACACTGCAAAGCATACAGAAAAGCTGAATTGCATTAGGTCTACATGCCCTGCTTCTCCCCTTTTAGACCAGAATATCTTGTCAGTTTTATTCAGAGTAACCCGTACTCTCcagtaaaagtgaaaagtgaatgtttgattttcttCCTTAGCTGTTATCTGCTGACCAGCCTACATCTCACCTGAGTCCTCCTGACATATCTACCAGTTTTCCACAGTCAATCTCCAGTGCTCCTCCCCCACTCCTGCCTCTGCAGATCAGCACACAGGTGCGTTGTGGTACCATTAGAAACACCACCCAAGGTAGAGACAGAATTGGTATAAACATCATACAAAAGTTAATTTAGTATAGGTTACAGGGATGAGTCATATACAAAGGGCCTGTGTGAATGCTATTTCTATCGACTGGCtgtctttgttcattttatatcattttccctttttctctcccagTTTCCCTCACCATATCCTGTTGTTCAAACGGGGGGCATCAAGCCCCCTCCTGTCCCTCTAGGTCCTCTGCCATGTGCCTACAGCAGCAATGGCCCTCCTATGTGTAGCTCTCACTTTTCACCTTCACCCCACTacccctcccttcctctgaCCCCTCATGTTACCTTTCCCTCAATACCTACTCTCAGCACCCCTCAAACCCCTCTGCCGTCACCTCAGCACGTGCCCAATGTGGCGCTCCCTGTTCCACTTCTTGCCATGACCATGTCCCCTGCAGTGCCCCAGCAGCAGGGCGGCCCTTTCACATCTCAGACAAACTTTGCTAGCCTCCATACCACCCATTCCTTACCTCTCTCCCAGGTACAACCCACCCCATACCCCGCCCCCTACCCTGAGCAGGAACTGGCTGAGCAGCCTGTCCAGGTGAATATGTGACTCGGTTCTCACTGTAATGGTTGGGTCATGAGAAATCTGTAGTACTAAGGTGGCAATGTGTCTTAGTCGTTGGTGTAATGCATGCAGGGCATGCGTTTGGGGATTTAGAGATGAACAATATTTGTATTAACAAATGAATAATTTCCTAAATGTGCTATTTTTTCCAGGTACAGGCGGTTGCACCACAGGGGAACTTGGGAGATGCTCACCTTTTGGCTCCAGTCCACCCTGTCTTACCTGCTGTTCAGACTCATCTCTGGGGAAGTGGAGTAGATGCAGAAACAACTGCAGCTGGCCTAGACTTAACTGTAGCCCCTACAGTTCCAGCTCCAGTCCCAGCCTCATTTTCAGTCTCAGCTACAGCCCAAGTTGAATCTCAAGCGCCAACACAAACGCCAGCTCTGGTCCCAGCACAAAACCAACCACCAGTCCCAGTATCTGCTCAAGCTGCAACCGTGCCTCAAAGTCCAGCTTCTACCCTTGTTAAAGCCCCAACTTCAGTCCCAATACAAGTTCCAACAGCAGTGCCAGCTCTAGCCTCAGCCCCTGTTCAAGCACCAGTCTCTGCATCAGGTCCCACTTTTGAGCCACAAAATAGCTCATCGACAAGCTCAGAGAAATCTTCTGCAATTGGGAAACCCAAATCCTCAGTCGCAAGTTTAGCCTCGGCCCCCATCCCTGTCACGCTGCCAGCCTCGGCTCAGTCTGCAGCCCCTGCTCATGCTCCAGCTCCTGTCGCAGCTTCAGTCCCAGCTCCggctctgcagcctgctggcaTCCAGACAGCAGTCTCAGTGTCTGAGTGTGCCAGCCTGGCCACAACTCAGCAAAACCTCGAGTCAACATTTGCATCCAGCACCCTTCAACAAGAGCCCTGTGTAGAGGTAGGGATTGAGCCaaagtttgcatgttttcaagTGTCTATACGCATAATTATGCATTTTCTTAAAAATTTGCCCTGTGTCAGTGACATCTAATTGTGACTCTCAAAGCACGTTCAAACCACAGGCTGCTTTTCAAATTCCATTCACATCAGTTTTATACCTCTATCCCATCTTGAAAGCAGCCTCTCCACCTGAGACCAAAACAGCCCTTTAAGGTCAAACGCTAATAGCTCACATTAACATGAATATTAGTGCTCTGAAGTCTTGCAATGATCCAATCtgtataaaataaaactttcctAACTGTTTTACACCGGcccatttttctgtcttcaggatGTTCTTCCGGACAAACCAGTATCTTTGCCCAGTTACGCCTatgacaggtgtgtgtcaggtttTTCACTGACTCTCAGCCTTTTACAGATTCTCTTCATAACTTTATGTGTTTCCAACCTACATGATTAATTGTTTTAATCTTTTCCTTTGATAGTCTCAACTCTGATGTGGCATCTGGTAAGGAAACAAGTGACGGCTATGACAGCCTTGCTAGTGGAGGGAAGGGGGACGGAAAACCCAGGAAACACCACCGCAAGTCTGCCCGCACACGCTCCCGGCAAGAGAAGACCAGCAAGCCTAAACTGAGCATGCTCAATGTGAGTCGTTATGCAGTTTGTGACAGTTTAAGttgcatatttttaaaaagcGTAATGTGTTTGATTGTGAAAGTGTAACCTGTTCCCACAGGTTTGCAACACTGGCGATAAAATGGTTGAATGCCAGCTGGAGACTCACAACCACAAAATGGTGACATTTAAATTTGATCTGGATGGAGATGCTCCAGAGGAAATTGCAACTTACATGGTTTGTTCAACCTTTAAAAGTGTGCAGTTTGTTGGTTATATTTATGACACTGTTTTACATCTTCAAAACTGTATGCCTACAGGTAGAGAATGGCTTTATCCTGCTGTTAGAGAAGGAGATCTTCATTGACCAGCTAAAGGACATTGTGGATAAAGCTGAAGACATGCTGAATGAAGACACGGAGGGTGAAAGGGCCTCCACCCTGAGCTGCAGTCCTCAACAAGGACAAATCTGTGAAGTAGTGGGAGAGGTAAGATGGCGGTAGATATAGATATGAATAAAGTGTGTACAGATACATATGCTTATATATAGGTTTAGATGTTGACTGAGACATACTCATGGATATGGTGAAAGACAACTAAACACAGAGTGGCAAGCAGCCGATTGACTTAGCTGTCATCTGTCTCTCgctccacagagtccacagcCCGGAGCACCTCAGCCTGTCTATCAGCAGAACGGTAACATAATTATCTCATTCAGAAATGTAGCCATCTGCATGCCTCGTAAACCCTTTTTGCATATGTCACATACACTTAAACAAAGAGTGATAATTGTCTGATCTCTTGAATTGCAGTTCTTCATACAGGAAAGAGATGGTTCATAATCTGCCCTGTAGAGGAGACGCCCACATCCAGCCAGGAGACCCCATCTGATGGCACAGCTACGCAGTCTCCTGGGAGTTCAGCCACCACCCAGCCTGCTGACAGTGGCACTGCAAGGCCTTCTGCATCCAGAGGTGACTTTGTTTCTACAGAGCAATTTCAGCACAAAGcttcacagcttcacagagctacAGCACCTCCTTGTGGCAGCTGAATGAAAGGCAGCTGTTGTGTGCAGTTATGACTTTAGAAAAGGTTaaacataaaactgaattttctctcatcatcctgtttttcctcctgcagaagAGGGCTCATCCTCCACAATGTCAGGCGGAAGTGGAGGCTTCACCTATGATGTGTATGGATTCTGTAGCCCTCCGATAATGTCCAACACGGACCCTCTCCTCTTTGCCACTCTGTCTCCCCCTGTGTCTGCTCCCCCCACCCTTCAGTCAGTGTCCTCGGTGGAGCCTGCAGGCAGCTCGGTGCAGCCCAGTGTTCACCAGGCTCAGCCAGCCAGAGCTCAAACTTTGCCCCCATCATCCCCACATACGTCTTTCCCAGTTGAAGAGTCCCAGGGGTCCCCTTTGGGCTCCATCTCCCCGATCCATGCAGCTCAGCAGATGCCTGACATGACATGTCCCGTGTCTGTGGCTGATGAGGTGCCCTGCTGCCCTCTGGTCATGCCCCTGTCTCTGGATGTGAGCGGTTTACAGGGGGGGTCTCCTCTCACCCCTCTTCCACTCCAGGAGCCAGGTTCAGCCAAAGAGCCGCTATCTGTCTCTTACGCCTCTACAGCTCGGAGCGAGCGTCCACAGCAGCCTGTGGTGCTCCACCAGCCGTTTTCCAGCGTGGGAGGGGCCAAAGTGCCCTCACTACCCCAGAGCCCGGCGCCATCCCAGCACGGTGCAGGTCCCAGTGAGTCAGATGGCGAAGGACGGCTGGGCCGTGGGGGCTTTGTGGACAGCACCATAAAAACACTGGATGAGAAACTAAGGAACTTGCTCTACCAGGAATATGCTCCCATGTATCCATCAGGCAGCGCTGCAGAGACACCAGGCTCCGGCACCGAGTACATCCAGTCTCCTCCGGGTCCAGACAGCGCCACAGGAGGGTCAGGGAACAGCACGCCAGGGCCGATGGGGGAGGGACGCTACAGGACAGGAGAACAGCTGGTTAGTTCAATAAAGAGTAACTTTTTAAACGACGTAAATGTTTTATATAAATTACAGCTGCAGTTTATTGTAGTATATTTAGTTGAAAATTAAAGTTTCGactttggaaacagcagctgacaaaacaatctcagcACATGGTCCATTAGTCGCTGTTTCAAATCGTACCACTTTGTCTCCCTCAGCAGGTGGTTTTTGCCCAGCTGACGTTGAATTGTAGATgttcaaataatttttttttccaagcagtTGAAAGACTGAGAGTTGAGACTGAAATTTCACTCTTGACCACtgaaacagcagttgacaaaaTTGTTTCACCACAAGGTGCATTAAGTATTTAGGATCAATCTGCTGGGGTAGACTGTGTGATATGATTGAGAGCGTGAGAACAGCAACTAAAGCGAGCTTGTGGTCAGAttgttttgtgtgcatttgtatattaagacttttttttaaattatgtgtATTTCAGATTGTTTTATAGAAAAAAATCGGCATGCTTTTCAGATTCAGTTGTTGTCTAATGTCAGTCTCTGCATTTAAAGACCAGTCAATCAATTTGTGAGTGATAGAGGGGTAAACATATTTTGACATACATCAAAAATTATGCTTATACTTTACAATGAACTATTTGCACACAGGGAGATTCTAGGTTTAACAAAGTCGTGCGAATAATATTTTTCACAGGTTTGTACTTCTATTCATGTTTCTAAATATGTCGAATACAAGGAAAATATGGCAATACTATTTGTAGTACATCAGgtttaaaacattttacttttactgaatGCCATTTGGATACATGGACATACATTTTTGTTGCATACAGAATTTGAAGAAAAACTGTACTGCTTTCGCAAGAGCCACAGTAAGATCTCATGAGAAATATTTAGTAAGACATCACTCTTTCGGGCAATAGTAGCAGTTACATAACAGGACAATGATAAATGGTTTGTGTTGCAGTTTTCCCATGactgtgttttgttcatgtCTCATCCTGTCACCTCTATTAGCCTCAAATTCCAGAGAGAATGGATAGTTTGAGCACACTGAGTGACTCAGCCGTGTGTGGTATGTACAGCAGACACTCATCAATCTAACAAGGCTGGCATCATTAACTTCTAACTAAACTTTCACTGTTAGTTGATCACTGCAGTGCCACAGTGTTCACTGTTGTGGAAATCTTTGCAGCTTCCTTGTCAAGAAGGCACGTTCCTCACTCAGCTTCCTGCTCTGGAACAAGAGGAAGATTTAAGGTACAAAAGGGAGACTTTTCTCACCTTTGAGGGGGAATTAGAATTGTCTTTCAGATTACCTCAAGCACATTTGCTATTACAGAAGCATTACCTGCTGCACTGTGTAGATCCGGTTTGTTCTTTGCTTTTTGGCAGATAATCTCTGTTCCTCCTGAAGTGGCCAACAGACGAGATGTGAAGCAAAGGAGCTGGAGCAGCGCGGCCTCACCGGCGCACCCTGGAGGATTCAGTACGGAACACGCTCAGGGTGAGGTCATGGCTGCCTCCACCACTATAGGCCGTTTCTCTGTGGTGAGCACTGAAGATGACATTACACAGAGGACACGCTGCAGCCGCTACTCTGCCCCGCCTGATTTCTACCTGGACACACCTCCTTCCATGGCCAAGCGGGGCTCCCTGCCTCGCACCCTGACCTCACCCTCTGTCCCTGTGGATGTCACGGTCCATGCTCGTTTCCTCTCCTCAGACTCAGGGGCAGAGAGCAGCCCTGCAAAGCTGGCTCCCGCCACCCCATCTCAACACACTCGCTCCGAGCGCAGGGGAAGTGACCTCATGAAGAGGGCAGTGGCCTTCCTCCGTCGCTCAGGGCgcagcagcagtgtgcagaGCTCAGACTCACCGAGTAGGCATGGAGGCGTGCACGGCTCGGCCTATGCCAGCAGTGATAATGACTCAGAGATGGAGGACTCTGACATGAAGAGGGAACTGCAGAGACTCAGGGAGAAGTAAGTACAGCAAGGGGTTTACTTTTTGCCTCATTTATTGTCTTTAAATGagaatattttgtcatttagctTGTACATGAGCAGTATATTCCTGCTTCCATCCCTTCAGGCATCTGAGGGAGATCTCTGAGCTGCAGGCCAATCAGCGAGGGGAAGTGGAGCTGCTCTATCGACGGCTCGGCAAAGCCCCTCCTCCTGGCCTGGGTCTCTCCCACATTGCACCACACGCCGGCCGGAGAAAGAGGTCCAGCAAGCACAGACTGAAGCCTGGCAAACTTCTCAGCCCTTTGGTCCAACAGTTTAGAAATGTCACAACCAAGAGTAGTGACTCCAGCAGATCCAGTGAGTCCTCTTTCAGAATTTCCATTATTATAGGTTGAATATTTACAGCAAGAGCAAGCAGTGTACCTCTctgatgcttgtgtgtgtgtgtgtgtgtgtgtgtgtgtccaggtgctGCTACAGGTACAGGTGAGCCCACAGTGAGTCTGAATGGCTCTCCAGCCAAACGGTCTTTCCCTACTCATGGCAGGGCACGATCATGCACCAGCCACCTCCCTAGCTCGACCTCAGAGCCCGTGCAGACTCAGCAGCCCTGTTCCCTCAAGGGCTCTTTGTCTTCTGATAACATTTACGCTGGACTACATGGAGATGGCTCCGGCACACATGCTCCACCTGGACAAGGTGATCACCAGCGACACACAACAGAAGATATAAGCTGAGCAGTCCCTAATTCTAGACTGTAAACACCAGAGCATCAATAACAAACACTTGTTTGTGGTGGATATTTCAATGTGTGCTCTTCTTACCCCGGTGTCTTCTTCCCACTTccctctaaccctaaccctcctCTACAGGCTGGTCTAATTACCCTCAAACATCTGAGAGAGTGACCTATAAATCGAGTAGCAAGCCACGAGCTAGATTTCTCAGTGGGCCTGTGTCTTTGTCTATCTGTTTGTATCTCCTCTCTTCCAGCATAGcttcacttttttgttttccatattttcaatttttctACTTTTTGCTCACTggtgtcttttttctgtctacAACACTACAACACTGCCGGTTTTCTTTTGCTTCGTCCTTTATTACTTGAATTTATCTTGTATTTTTGCTTGCACAGAAATATATTGCTTATTCAAACCCCTGAAGAATAAAAATTTGAAATGTAAAGATTTTGATTGattcaatgttttgtttttattttaaacacaataTTCTGCAAAAAAGAAAGCGCAAGAATTTGGCCCATTACGACAGTGAATAATTTTTACTGATCATTCCTGTTTATTGGACCAG includes the following:
- the wnk2 gene encoding serine/threonine-protein kinase WNK2 isoform X2 yields the protein MDSADDSRKDPPLGSTFSSAPNLDSDINANARRPVYENGTDHNVNIQNAALRGASDPSAYPSTDYQGLIRQRFVRRNLWVSDAEEQPVDSPECVNSSPMLTIDLRTIVDRSRTRVLHGARLGLGETSSTESQVGLKDSATESLSADEEKGDRTETEPKAEVAPADVTGKSGSDENEEEPGMKAVSTSPGGRFLKFDIELGRGSFKTVYKGLDTDTWVEVAWCELQERKLSKVERQRFKEEAEMLKALQHPNIVRFYDFWESPVKGKKCIVLVTELMTSGTLKTYLKRFKVMKPKVLRSWCRQILKGLHFLHTRTPPIIHRDLKCDNIFITGPTGSVKIGDLGLATLKRASFAKSVIGTPEFMAPEMYEEHYDEAVDVYAFGMCMLEMATSEYPYSECQNAAQIYRKVTSGVKPASYSKVSDPEIKEIIGECICHRWEERYSIKDLLNHAFFAEDTGVRVELNEDDDGKKSSIALKLWVEDPKKLKGKYKDTGAIEFTFDLVSEVPEVVAQEMVESGFFLDCDVKIVGKSIRDRVALIKWRRERTVSSGNGEAVVTKTQQNLLQVPGPGVSQAATLATTDYEDQEVEQHTLICTVPATTSATSDSGVGSTMQLDDLNNQQNGPYQSLPEPISTAQMVYSPPAQVNPQLHQGPYQQPTAQASHENYTQASTQLHQGAYQQTTGQLHPGAYQQPAAQPHQGPYQSQTRHYSDPFVCHDSLLITESTACFRRGSTSLVEMLRCRTHSLTKAMNASPCLCLPQDVASTHRTENSVHATDYLSSAQNPPLLSPPLPQNQHFHHDSASRFNSPLLPLNLQPPSELRLSVPRSPQSHRHCKACMSLFLSDRTKGGRSLGHTHIRSFSTSAQFTSVSKAGSPTSPHLARSPPVTLPPLVGSPSPPPANSQTTLVSSPSHLCPLPRSLYEGGDLTLLNHCLHHIVSRRTSSPTLSANHPMHCHGEVGGNACSVFEHIDKRQSLDVPLFSYPNLDRNLMLTPYDREGRPDPLTVSAPATPAPIVHQSRQTAQSFPAAAPTLQLTAQPSQEQCHLQPAAVLPQLLSADQPTSHLSPPDISTSFPQSISSAPPPLLPLQISTQFPSPYPVVQTGGIKPPPVPLGPLPCAYSSNGPPMCSSHFSPSPHYPSLPLTPHVTFPSIPTLSTPQTPLPSPQHVPNVALPVPLLAMTMSPAVPQQQGGPFTSQTNFASLHTTHSLPLSQVQPTPYPAPYPEQELAEQPVQVQAVAPQGNLGDAHLLAPVHPVLPAVQTHLWGSGVDAETTAAGLDLTVAPTVPAPVPASFSVSATAQVESQAPTQTPALVPAQNQPPVPVSAQAATVPQSPASTLVKAPTSVPIQVPTAVPALASAPVQAPVSASGPTFEPQNSSSTSSEKSSAIGKPKSSVASLASAPIPVTLPASAQSAAPAHAPAPVAASVPAPALQPAGIQTAVSVSECASLATTQQNLESTFASSTLQQEPCVEDVLPDKPVSLPSYAYDSLNSDVASGKETSDGYDSLASGGKGDGKPRKHHRKSARTRSRQEKTSKPKLSMLNVCNTGDKMVECQLETHNHKMVTFKFDLDGDAPEEIATYMVENGFILLLEKEIFIDQLKDIVDKAEDMLNEDTEGERASTLSCSPQQGQICEVVGESPQPGAPQPVYQQNVLHTGKRWFIICPVEETPTSSQETPSDGTATQSPGSSATTQPADSGTARPSASREEGSSSTMSGGSGGFTYDVYGFCSPPIMSNTDPLLFATLSPPVSAPPTLQSVSSVEPAGSSVQPSVHQAQPARAQTLPPSSPHTSFPVEESQGSPLGSISPIHAAQQMPDMTCPVSVADEVPCCPLVMPLSLDVSGLQGGSPLTPLPLQEPGSAKEPLSVSYASTARSERPQQPVVLHQPFSSVGGAKVPSLPQSPAPSQHGAGPSESDGEGRLGRGGFVDSTIKTLDEKLRNLLYQEYAPMYPSGSAAETPGSGTEYIQSPPGPDSATGGSGNSTPGPMGEGRYRTGEQLPQIPERMDSLSTLSDSAVCASLSRRHVPHSASCSGTRGRFKIISVPPEVANRRDVKQRSWSSAASPAHPGGFSTEHAQGEVMAASTTIGRFSVVSTEDDITQRTRCSRYSAPPDFYLDTPPSMAKRGSLPRTLTSPSVPVDVTVHARFLSSDSGAESSPAKLAPATPSQHTRSERRGSDLMKRAVAFLRRSGRSSSVQSSDSPSRHGGVHGSAYASSDNDSEMEDSDMKRELQRLREKHLREISELQANQRGEVELLYRRLGKAPPPGLGLSHIAPHAGRRKRSSKHRLKPGKLLSPLVQQFRNVTTKSSDSSRSSAATGTGEPTVSLNGSPAKRSFPTHGRARSCTSHLPSSTSEPVQTQQPCSLKGSLSSDNIYAGLHGDGSGTHAPPGQGSTLKRLCLGKERGSRSGAGPGAFNQSQQAPAGATPPSHQPVMGLAQAQANNSNNKTATYTGASVSVNENNLPEDLQRLMDDWAQEVLIVTRRPRTNSLSISGQQLWDQFVPRTCGQLTSASDVSSWTAPDPETCSPPLSWPDSPGSTMMTTSSTAPHPSNQLHSPAPFRALSSPLSVSHWPGFLFPLPAGVFAFPAISSAQDDPSPTPAPSYQPPDPKARTL